A window of Longimicrobium sp. genomic DNA:
AGAGCTTCAATCATCGACAGCTGGCGTTGCTGGGTCACGCGCTGAAGCACGCTGGAAAAACGTACACCATCCAATCCCACCAGCGTAGCCATGGCGTGGTGTACCAGACGGCACGGGCCGACCTGCTGAGCCTGGCCTCCCGCGGCCTCCTCATGCAGCAGAAGGTGGGAAGGGCATTCGTATTCATCGCCCCCACGGATCTCGCCGAACGGCTCGCGAATGTCCGTGTGCCCAGTTCCGACCCGACGACTTCCCTTCCGCCGTGAACGACGAGAGCCCCGTCGACACGACGGGGCCCTCGAGTCACCCTGCTCCAGCGTGATGACCAGGCGCTACGCCGACATCGCCGCGTAGTCCTCGATGGGGACGCAGGCGCAGATCAGGTTGCGGTCGCCGGCGGCGTTGTTCACGCGGCCCACGTGCGGCCAGAACTTGCGCTCGCGCAGCCACGGCGCGGGATACGCCGCCCGCTCGCGCCCGTACGCGTGCTCCCACTCGTCGGCCGTCACCACGCCGGCGGTGTGGGGCGCGTTCTTCAGCGGGTTGTCGTGCCGGTCCAGGATCCCCAGCTCCACCTTGCGGATCTCCTCGCGGATGGCGATCATCGCCTCGCAGAAGCGGTCCAGCTCGGCCAGGCTCTCGCTTTCCGTGGGCTCGATCATCAGCGTCCCCGCCACCGGGAAGGAGACGGTGGGCGCGTGGAAGCCGTAGTCGATCAAGCGCTTGGCCACGTCCTCCACCTCCACCCCCGCGCTCTGCTTCAGGTGCCGCAGGTCCACGATGCACTCGTGCGCCACGGTGCCGTTGGAGCCGCGGTAGAGCACGGGATAGTGCTCCTCCAGCCGCCGGGCGATGTAGTTCGCGTTGAGGATCGCCACCTTCGTGGCCAGCGTGAGCCCCTCCGCCCCCATCAGCTTGATGTAGACGTACGAGATGGGGAGGATGCTCGGGCTCCCCCACGGCCCGGCGGAGACCGCGCCGTGGTCGCCCTGGCCCACGGGGACCACCGGGTGGCCGGGGAGGAACGGGCGCAGGTGCTCGGCCACGCAGATGGGCCCCATCCCCGGCCCGCCGCCGCCGTGCGGGATGCAGAAGGTCTTGTGCAGGTTCAGGTGGCACACGTCGGCGCCGAAGTCGCCCGGGCGGCAGAGCCCCACCTGCGCGTTCATGTTGGCGCCGTCCATGTACACCTGCCCGCCGTGCGCGTGGATCACGTCGCACACCTCGCGGATCCCCTCCTCGAACACGCCGTGGGTCGACGGATAGGTCACCATCAGCGAGGAGAGCCTGTCCGCGTGCTGCGCCGCCTTCGCGCGCAGGTCGGCCAGGTCGATGTTGCCGTCCGGATCCGTCCCCACCACGACGACCTTCATCCCCGCCATCACCGCGCTGGCGGGGTTCGTCCCGTGCGCGGACTGGGGGATCAGGCAGACGTCGCGGTGCCCCTCGCCGCGGCTCTGGTGGTAGGCGTGGATGCAGAGGAGGCCGGCGTACTCGCCCTGCGAGCCGGCGTTGGGCTGCAGCGAGACCGCGGCGAAACCGGTGATCTCGGCCAGGTCGTGCTCCAGCTGCCGGAACATCTCCTGGTACCCCTTCGTCTGCTCCAGCGGCGCGAAGGGGTGGATGCGCCCGAACTCGGGCCAGGAGACGGGGAACATCTCGCTGGTCGCGTTCAGCTTCATCGTGCACGACCCCAGCGGGATCATGCTCTGCGTCAGCGACAGGTCGCGCGACTCCAGCCGGCGGATGTACCGCAGCATCCCCGTCTCGCTGCGGTGCGTGTGAAACACCGGGTGCGCCAGGTACTCGCTGGTGCGCGCGAACGCCGGCGCGATCTCCTCGCTGACCGCGTCCGCCAGCTCGGTGGCCAGGAACGGGAGCGCGGAGCCGCGGTTCAGGGCGACGAGGACGGCGTCCAGGTCCTCGATCCCCACCGTCTCGTCGAAGGCGACGCAGACGGAGCGCTCGTCCAGCGCGCGCAGGTTGTAGCCGCGCTCGCGTGCCGCCGCCATCACCGAGACCAGGCGCGAGCCGACGTCGATCCGCACCGTGTCGAAGAAGGTGTCGTGGACGATGGTGTAGCCCAGCATCCGCGCGCCCTCGGCCAGCATCTCGGCGTACAGGTGCACGCGCCGGGCGATGTCGCGCAGCCCCTGCGGGCCGTGCCACACC
This region includes:
- the gcvP gene encoding aminomethyl-transferring glycine dehydrogenase — protein: YHVSGSESRNTFFVSRDCHPQTIDVVRTRAAARGVDVAVGDAADADFSTAFGILLQYPASDGALVDHAGLTARARQAGAIVTVAADLLSLTVLTPPGEWGADIVVGNSQRFGVPLGFGGPHAAFFACRDEYKRQIPGRIIGISTDAQGNPALRMALQTREQHIRREKATSNICTAQVLLAVMASMYAVWHGPQGLRDIARRVHLYAEMLAEGARMLGYTIVHDTFFDTVRIDVGSRLVSVMAAARERGYNLRALDERSVCVAFDETVGIEDLDAVLVALNRGSALPFLATELADAVSEEIAPAFARTSEYLAHPVFHTHRSETGMLRYIRRLESRDLSLTQSMIPLGSCTMKLNATSEMFPVSWPEFGRIHPFAPLEQTKGYQEMFRQLEHDLAEITGFAAVSLQPNAGSQGEYAGLLCIHAYHQSRGEGHRDVCLIPQSAHGTNPASAVMAGMKVVVVGTDPDGNIDLADLRAKAAQHADRLSSLMVTYPSTHGVFEEGIREVCDVIHAHGGQVYMDGANMNAQVGLCRPGDFGADVCHLNLHKTFCIPHGGGGPGMGPICVAEHLRPFLPGHPVVPVGQGDHGAVSAGPWGSPSILPISYVYIKLMGAEGLTLATKVAILNANYIARRLEEHYPVLYRGSNGTVAHECIVDLRHLKQSAGVEVEDVAKRLIDYGFHAPTVSFPVAGTLMIEPTESESLAELDRFCEAMIAIREEIRKVELGILDRHDNPLKNAPHTAGVVTADEWEHAYGRERAAYPAPWLRERKFWPHVGRVNNAAGDRNLICACVPIEDYAAMSA